The following is a genomic window from Hymenobacter gelipurpurascens.
AGATGCGCGGCACTTTGTATTTGTCAGCCTGACGCCATACGGTCTCCGACTGCGGCTCAACGCCCGAAACGGCGCAGAACAGAGCAACGGCACCGTCCAGAACACGCAAGGAACGCTCCACCTCTACGGTGAAGTCTACGTGGCCGGGAGTATCAATCAGGTTGATTTTATATTGCTTGGTCTCCGAAGTCGGATCACCGTTAGCATCGGTAGGGTAGTTCCAGAAGGTAGTAGTAGCAGCCGACGTGATAGTGATACCACGCTCCTGCTCCTGCTCCATCCAGTCCATCGTGGCAGCACCTTCGTGCACTTCCCCGATTTTGTGGGTTTTTCCGGTGTAGTAGAGAATGCGCTCCGACGTCGTGGTCTTACCAGCGTCGATGTGCGCCATAATCCCGATGTTCCGGAGGTATTGCAGGTCTTTGTTAACAGCCATTGCTTTTTTTGTGACGTAGGGACTTCAGTAGTTGAGCTGGCAGAACGCGAAAATCTCTTTTCTCATTCCCGGAGCGCTCAACTTCTAAAGCCCCTGTCTGTCTTAATTAGAAGCGGAAGTGCGAGAAGGCCTTGTTGGCTTCTGCCATCCGGTGGGTGTCGTCTTTTTTCTTAACGGCAGCACCTTCACCTTTTGCAGCGGCAATGATTTCGCCAGCCAGCTTGTCTTTCATGGTTTTCTCACCACGACGACGAGCGTACTGGATCAACCACTTCGAACCTACAGCAATACGACGGTCGGGGCGAACTTCGGTAGGCACCTGGAAGGTAGCACCACCTACGCGGCGGCTCTTCACTTCTACAGTTGGCATTACGTTGTTCAGGGCCTTGCGCCACATCTCTACACCGCTCTCTTTGGTGCGCTGCTCTACTAGCTCGCAAGCATCGTAGAAAATGGTGTAGGCCAGGTTTTTCTTCCCGTCGTACATCATGTAGTTAACGAAACGGGTAACCAGCGTCTCCTTGAATTTAGGGTCGGGCAGGAGGATGCGCTTCTTTGGTTTTGACTTTCTCATGGGTATAGAAATGAGTGTTCGGTAGCGGGAAGTGGGATAAGAACCATGTGCTATCCAGCACTTCGCACTACCTCACTCGGTTTCAATTACTTTTTCTTGCCGGGTGCTGGTTTGCCGCCCTTACCAGCTGCTGCTGGCTGGCCTGGCTTCGGACGCTTAGCGCCATACTTCGAGCGACGCTGGGTACGACCGTTTACACCGGCAGTATCCAAAGCACCACGAATGATGTGGTAACGCACACCGGGAAGGTCTTTCACACGGCCACCACGGATCAGCACGATGCTGTGCTCCTGCAGGTTGTGGCCTTCACCCGGGATGTAGGCGTTAACTTCTTTGCCGTTGGTGAGACGCACGCGGGCAACTTTACGCATAGCCGAGTTCGGCTTCTTAGGCGTGGTGGTATACACACGGGTGCAAACGCCACGGCGCTGCGGGCACGAATCAAGGGCGGGCGACTTCGACTTCGTCGTCAGCTTCTCGCGGCCTTTTCGTACTAACTGGTTGATAGTAGGCATTTATGGAATGTTTTGTCAAGGAGGGTTCTCTCCCAAAAATTAGGCTTGCAAAGGTATAGAAGTTGGGGTGAAATAGCAAACGGGTTGAAATAGATAATTTTAGAGCAGCGAATACGGCATTTTGAAGCCACACTGGCCTAGGGAATGGTGGAGCTCAAGCGCCACTTCATTACGCTTACCCATCCATCTTCAACTCGCTCCTTCCCTAATGTGGAACTAAATATCGAACTCCGGCATCTTCCAGCGCCGCCCGATGAGCTTGCGCAGAGTCCGCTTCCAACCCGGCAGATTGCGGTAGGCCAGCTCCTGCTGATGCAAAGCTGGCAAGTTTAGCTTCTGGAGTTGGCGCAACAATTCCTGGTGTGAACTCTCGGCGTACTTGCTCACTACCTGCGTAATGACTGGCCTAGCGTCTTTCAGATTCCAATAGTGCCACAAGTAGTTTGGAACATCTGCAATTGGCCCTTCCGCGGCGAAGCGTAAGCTCCACGCCAGTTGCTCCATCATGTGCTTGTTGTACGCCGCGTAGAGCTGTTCAGCCAACGTCATAACTTGCTGTAATAGATATGCCTTATCACTGCGGAAAGCAATAATCCCGGAATTAAACAGCTCCGTATTGGGCGTCACGCGCAGTATGTGCCCTCCGCTAGGCCACTCTAAGCCCCCCAAATGTTTATATACTTTGCGGCTGAGTGTGTTCCCAATGGCTAAGCGACCCTCATTTTGATGCATGAAAAAATTACCTGCCTCAATCTGCGCAAAAAGTGGCCTAGGGTCTAGCCGCCAGATTGTATCGGTATCGAGGAAAAGCAGGTTGCCAGGATAGTGAGTAGCGGCATGCTCCAGTATTCCTATCTTCAGCAGATACACTTTGTTCACTGCACCGCGCCAAGTCTGCCATTGTTCAGGCTCAACCGCCGGATAGATTATGTCTTCCCGGTGGCCTAGCACTTGCTGAAAGGCCGCGGCATCATCGGTATAAATGAGTAGCCTGGTATCTGCTCGTCGAGGTGCTACCTCATCATAAGAAAGGATGCTGCAGAATGCTTCATTGCGAATATCGGCCAAGCCGTAAGCCAGATAAATCAGGTAGTTCATATCACGAAGGTAGAAGATGGAAATCGGTGTTACGACTGGCCTACGATAGAACATAAACAAGAAGCGGCTTCTACCAACCCGGTAAAAGCCGCTTCATGCGCTGGATTATTCTCCTTCTAGGCCTCTCCCATTTTTCCAAAACCCATCGGGTAACCTTGGGCATCTGGCTGCACTTTAATAGGTCCGTAAGCCTGTTCGTACTTCTCAATATTCTCCGACAAGGCCGCAACCAAACGCTTGGCGTGCTCGGGTGTAATCACAATACGCGCTTTCACCTTGGCTTTCGGGAGACCTGGCATCAGCCGGATAAAGTCTACCACAAACTCGCTGCTGCTGTGCGCTATCATCGCCAGGTTGGCGTACTGCCCTTCGGCTATTTCCTCCGATAGCTCAATGCTGATGGCATTTGGGTCCTGTGGCTGCTGTGGGGCGTTGGGGTCGGAAGGTTGGTTGGGCTGGTTCATTCGGACGATCTAAGTGTTAACTCCTACCAGCAATGAATCTAGTAGGCTGTTGAGTGACGTTCGTTTTATATCCCGCAATTAACAGAAAAAGCCGGTCGAATTGCTTCGACCGGCTTTTCCTGTTTACGCTATTTCAGAACTACTCCGATACGGACTCGCGACGCGAGGCCCGGGCGGGGCGCTTGGCAGGAGCAGCGGTTTCGTCGGCCTTCGCAGCTGCCTGAGCGGCTTCGAAGTCCTCTTTCGAGCCCACAATCTGACGCGTGTATTCGCGCAGACCGGTACCTGCCGGAATGAGGTGACCTACGATTACGTTCTCCTTCAGGCCCAGCAGTTCGTCGGCCTTGCCACGGATGGCAGCTTCCGACAGCACCTTGGTCGTCTCTTGGAAGGAAGCGGCCGAGATGAACGACTGCGTACCCAACGACGCTTGCGTGATACCCTGCAGCGTAGGACGAGATACGGATGGCTGAGCATCGCGTACTTCTACCAGTGCCAAGTCACGACGACGCAGGCTGGAGTTTTCATCGCGCAGGCGACGAGCACTCACAATCTGGCCAGGCTTCAAGTTGGTCGAGTCGCCGGCATTCGTTACCACCTTCATGTCGATGATGGTATCGTTTTCTTCCATGAACACGATTTTGTCGATAACCTGGTGCTCCAGGAAGGTCGTATCGCCGGCGTCGAGGATCACCACTTTCTGCATCATCTGGCGAACTACCACCTCGATGTGCTTGTCGTTGATCTTCACACCCTGCAAACGGTATACTTCCTGAATCTCGTTCACGAGGTACTCCTGCACCGCGCCAGGACCCTGAATGCTCAGGATATCGGACGGCGTTATAGCACCATCAGAAAGCGGCATACCGGCCCGGATGAAGTCGTTGTCCTGCACCAGAATGTGCTTGGACAGCGGCACCATGTACTTCTTCTTGACGCCGTCTTTCGACTCCACGAAGATCTCACGGTTACCACGCTTCACGGTACCGTAGGTTACCACACCGTCGATTTCAGCTACTACAGCTGGGTTCGAAGGGTTACGGGCTTCGAAGAGCTCCGTAACACGGGGCAGACCACCGGTAATGTCGCGGGTTTTGCCCACGGCACGCGGAATCTTGGCCAGAATTTGACCAGCCTTGATTTTCTCGCCGTTCTCAACGTTCAAGTGCGAACCTACCGGGATGTTGTAGCCCTTCGAGCCTTCCATGTCGCCCTTCTTGCCGGGGCGCACGATGATCGAGGGGTTCTGATCCTTGGCTTTCGATTCGATAATCACTTTCTCGCGGTGACCAGTCTGTTCGTCTGACTCCTCACGGTAAGTAATGCCTTCGGTGATGGCGTCATACTGAATGGTACCATCAAACTCGGCCAAAATAACGGCGTTGTAGGGGTCCCAGTTGTTCAGTTCAGCGCCTTTCTCTACCTCCTGGCCT
Proteins encoded in this region:
- the rpsG gene encoding 30S ribosomal protein S7 → MRKSKPKKRILLPDPKFKETLVTRFVNYMMYDGKKNLAYTIFYDACELVEQRTKESGVEMWRKALNNVMPTVEVKSRRVGGATFQVPTEVRPDRRIAVGSKWLIQYARRRGEKTMKDKLAGEIIAAAKGEGAAVKKKDDTHRMAEANKAFSHFRF
- the rpsL gene encoding 30S ribosomal protein S12: MPTINQLVRKGREKLTTKSKSPALDSCPQRRGVCTRVYTTTPKKPNSAMRKVARVRLTNGKEVNAYIPGEGHNLQEHSIVLIRGGRVKDLPGVRYHIIRGALDTAGVNGRTQRRSKYGAKRPKPGQPAAAGKGGKPAPGKKK
- a CDS encoding DUF3467 domain-containing protein is translated as MNQPNQPSDPNAPQQPQDPNAISIELSEEIAEGQYANLAMIAHSSSEFVVDFIRLMPGLPKAKVKARIVITPEHAKRLVAALSENIEKYEQAYGPIKVQPDAQGYPMGFGKMGEA